Proteins found in one Amycolatopsis aidingensis genomic segment:
- a CDS encoding AfsR/SARP family transcriptional regulator, with protein sequence MSYFRIGKSLASAILVWGQAMSRDHFSSRDSTAFNSRPDFPEKSAGPARPISLRLLGQFDLSVAGRSVPLGLTSQRLLALLGINSGHLPRAQVAGMLWPDARGSRAAANLRSMLWRLQQGCDEAVEASFYDVRLSPMVTVDIQEAFDVAYRLIHQSADLGPDALQVALRCNLHQDIAPDIGDAEWLITERERFRQLRVHALEVLARNVLEAGWYGAAIEATLAAVRADPFRESAYRLLIKAHLAEGSQFEAHRHYQEYCQLLQTELGVTPSEDFLRILEEGRHGEPSEAAPEGCKEDPMAFVCPDG encoded by the coding sequence ATGTCATACTTCCGGATAGGCAAATCTTTGGCAAGCGCTATTCTGGTATGGGGGCAAGCGATGTCGCGTGATCATTTTTCGAGCCGTGACAGCACTGCATTCAACAGCCGTCCGGACTTTCCCGAGAAAAGCGCCGGCCCAGCGCGCCCGATCTCGTTGCGTCTGCTGGGCCAGTTCGACCTCTCGGTGGCCGGGCGATCTGTTCCGCTCGGCCTGACGAGTCAGCGGTTGCTGGCGCTGCTCGGCATCAACTCGGGACATCTTCCCCGTGCACAGGTCGCCGGCATGTTATGGCCGGATGCTCGGGGTAGCAGGGCAGCCGCAAACCTGCGATCCATGCTCTGGCGGCTTCAGCAAGGGTGCGACGAGGCCGTCGAGGCTTCTTTCTACGACGTACGACTCTCGCCGATGGTGACGGTGGATATCCAGGAAGCCTTCGACGTCGCGTACCGGCTGATCCACCAGTCCGCGGACCTGGGGCCCGATGCTCTCCAGGTCGCGTTGCGCTGCAATCTTCACCAGGACATCGCACCGGACATCGGCGACGCCGAGTGGTTGATCACCGAGCGCGAACGGTTCCGTCAGCTGCGTGTGCACGCGTTGGAAGTGTTGGCGAGAAACGTGCTCGAGGCAGGTTGGTACGGCGCGGCCATCGAGGCGACCCTTGCCGCCGTGCGAGCTGATCCTTTCCGGGAAAGCGCCTACCGGCTGCTGATCAAGGCACATCTTGCAGAAGGCAGCCAGTTCGAGGCGCACAGACATTACCAGGAATACTGTCAACTTCTGCAGACCGAGCTTGGCGTGACTCCTTCCGAGGATTTCCTGCGCATCTTGGAGGAAGGTCGGCACGGAGAACCGTCCGAGGCGGCACCTGAAGGATGCAAGGAAGATCCGATGGCGTTCGTCTGTCCGGACGGCTGA
- a CDS encoding TetR/AcrR family transcriptional regulator → MDAGAEPREPLSRARILQVALDYVDKHGLEALSMHKLGAELGVKGMSLYRHIQGKDGLLDGLVEAMWAEVVLPEETADTWQAEVRAFAQSLREMVHRHPEAARLLTNRPIMPTQALEYFEAFAGRLWASGISHTRALQLIRTLISYALGFAYFELTWADNGDNQRSTEPDDGLRAFQHVSRMVPAGTSEHLLRFALQLCTGCDMDAQFSDSVNIVLSGMESGDGQRD, encoded by the coding sequence GTGGACGCCGGCGCCGAGCCAAGGGAGCCGCTCAGCCGGGCACGTATTCTGCAGGTTGCCCTCGACTACGTGGACAAGCACGGCCTCGAGGCACTCAGTATGCACAAGCTGGGCGCTGAACTCGGTGTCAAGGGCATGTCGCTGTACAGGCACATCCAGGGCAAGGACGGCCTGCTCGACGGCCTCGTCGAGGCCATGTGGGCCGAAGTAGTCCTACCGGAGGAGACCGCAGACACCTGGCAGGCCGAGGTGCGAGCCTTCGCCCAGTCCCTACGCGAGATGGTGCACCGACACCCGGAAGCCGCGCGACTGCTTACCAACCGGCCGATCATGCCTACCCAGGCGCTGGAGTACTTCGAAGCGTTCGCGGGGCGCCTGTGGGCGAGCGGAATCTCGCATACCCGCGCGCTTCAGCTGATCCGTACACTCATCTCGTACGCGCTCGGCTTCGCCTACTTCGAGCTCACCTGGGCGGACAACGGCGACAACCAGCGCAGCACCGAACCTGACGATGGGCTGCGAGCCTTCCAGCATGTCAGCAGAATGGTCCCCGCCGGCACCTCCGAGCACCTGCTTCGGTTCGCCTTGCAACTGTGCACGGGTTGCGACATGGACGCTCAGTTCAGTGACTCCGTCAACATCGTGCTGAGTGGAATGGAATCCGGCGACGGCCAGCGCGACTGA
- a CDS encoding ABC transporter ATP-binding protein: MNEVEWMLEAHQAKEGRASRVQTAPAIELRSLSKTYGRGSRAFPAVRSLSVSVAPGEVFGFLGPNGAGKTTTIKMLAALLLPTSGSVHIYGYDVQRQRSRAVQQIGAVLEGSRNIYWSLTAVQNLIYFGRLKGLRTAEIKPRGEWLLQELGLWDRRNQQVGGFSRGMQQKVAIAAALVTDPPVLLLDEPTIGLDVEAARTVKQWVHRLAKEEGKTIVLTTHQLAMAEELSDRVAVIKDGEIVADLPTGDLLDHYAENRFEVRIGVPADVVPAESFGNLQIEAFAPEQTSILLPSEDQHVLYTVLATAREKSLPIVAVNRIRPSLEEVFVEIVRGK, translated from the coding sequence GTGAACGAGGTGGAGTGGATGCTTGAGGCGCACCAAGCCAAGGAGGGGAGGGCTTCTAGGGTGCAGACGGCCCCGGCGATCGAGCTGCGTTCCTTATCGAAGACCTACGGCCGAGGCAGCAGGGCCTTTCCGGCCGTGCGCAGCCTGTCGGTCAGCGTTGCACCGGGTGAGGTGTTCGGGTTTCTCGGCCCGAACGGCGCGGGCAAGACAACGACGATCAAGATGTTGGCCGCGCTGCTCCTGCCGACCAGTGGCTCCGTCCACATCTATGGCTACGACGTCCAACGCCAGCGCAGTCGGGCCGTCCAGCAGATCGGCGCGGTATTGGAAGGCTCCCGCAACATCTACTGGTCGCTGACCGCTGTTCAGAACCTGATCTACTTCGGCCGACTGAAAGGGCTGCGCACCGCCGAGATCAAGCCGCGTGGCGAGTGGCTACTTCAGGAACTCGGGCTGTGGGATCGGCGCAACCAACAGGTCGGTGGGTTCTCCCGAGGTATGCAACAGAAGGTGGCGATCGCCGCGGCCCTGGTCACAGACCCACCCGTGCTGCTGCTAGACGAACCCACCATCGGTCTCGACGTCGAGGCAGCACGTACCGTCAAGCAGTGGGTGCACCGGCTCGCCAAGGAAGAGGGCAAGACAATCGTGCTCACCACCCACCAGCTCGCCATGGCCGAGGAGCTCAGCGATCGGGTGGCAGTCATCAAGGACGGTGAAATCGTCGCTGACCTACCCACCGGCGATCTGCTCGATCACTATGCCGAGAATCGCTTCGAGGTCCGCATCGGCGTGCCGGCCGATGTGGTGCCCGCCGAGTCGTTTGGCAACCTGCAGATCGAGGCATTCGCGCCGGAACAGACCAGCATCTTGCTCCCAAGTGAAGATCAGCACGTGCTGTACACCGTACTAGCCACCGCGAGGGAGAAGTCTCTGCCGATCGTCGCGGTGAACCGAATTCGGCCCAGCTTGGAAGAGGTCTTCGTCGAGATCGTCCGGGGAAAGTGA
- a CDS encoding ABC transporter permease, whose protein sequence is MTVPSPTKASRAGFVRRMIGNEIQKGLLITWRHRATVIPQLAFVTGLYWTIQFFVGGGTIVPQLAAQTLIGYLAFVVAYIALVRMAGGLLEEVFSGTFMQSLLSPLRPWVLTIGRLLGVLAEGVLSALVVAVLFVPLFSLKITFQLDVVFPAVLVLVEAAGFALFIGGLALVVNAIGAITHVLWTMLVMINGSFIPADVFPIWLEIVAKIWPTTLSVEIANHVLFEGAGLGELWADFSLQLAIGHAAVMLLLGWAVFQAAVHHGLKIGRLGP, encoded by the coding sequence ATGACCGTGCCCTCGCCAACCAAAGCCAGCCGAGCCGGGTTCGTGCGGCGCATGATCGGTAACGAGATCCAAAAGGGCCTGCTGATCACCTGGCGGCACCGGGCAACCGTGATTCCCCAACTCGCCTTCGTAACCGGGCTGTACTGGACGATTCAGTTCTTCGTCGGTGGTGGCACGATCGTTCCGCAGCTCGCGGCCCAGACTCTCATCGGCTACCTCGCCTTCGTTGTCGCCTACATCGCTCTGGTGCGAATGGCCGGCGGGCTGCTGGAGGAGGTGTTCTCCGGAACCTTCATGCAGAGCCTGCTCAGCCCACTGCGGCCGTGGGTGCTCACCATCGGGAGGCTGCTCGGCGTTCTCGCGGAGGGTGTGCTGAGCGCCCTTGTGGTCGCCGTGCTGTTCGTACCTCTGTTCAGCCTCAAAATCACGTTCCAGTTGGATGTCGTGTTCCCCGCTGTCCTGGTACTGGTCGAGGCTGCAGGCTTCGCCTTGTTCATCGGTGGCCTGGCGCTCGTCGTGAACGCGATCGGCGCGATCACTCACGTGCTATGGACCATGCTGGTGATGATCAATGGCTCGTTCATTCCGGCCGACGTCTTCCCGATCTGGCTGGAGATCGTCGCCAAGATCTGGCCAACGACGCTGTCCGTGGAGATCGCGAATCACGTCCTGTTCGAGGGTGCCGGCCTGGGCGAGCTGTGGGCCGACTTCTCGTTGCAACTTGCCATCGGGCACGCCGCAGTCATGTTGTTGCTGGGCTGGGCGGTGTTCCAAGCCGCCGTCCACCATGGCCTGAAGATTGGGAGGCTCGGACCGTGA
- a CDS encoding ABC transporter permease, whose protein sequence is MNTTTTETFPARRRLGKAMTAIGNEIVKGLRHGWAERTQIVIELPIFVTFMLLLGFIVGQGDRIIEGRMTWSMDPSKAAWLFLGFSVYMLVYLQIQKMFWRTLAEIQTGTLEQTYLSPLPSWVATIVGRALSAIIEAGLVIAVMYTVMDLVIDLPLTWRLDALIPVAFVLLSGAGFALIIAGLTLVFKRIEMFNDLVLLLLLFVSGVVIAEDGLPEPLAAISPYVFLTHPVEGVRRIMFEDQSMLLWGTGGYVWTAVSTVGWLVAGLVIFHACETYAKRAGTLGQY, encoded by the coding sequence GTGAACACGACTACCACCGAGACCTTTCCCGCTCGGCGACGGCTCGGCAAAGCGATGACGGCTATCGGCAACGAGATCGTCAAGGGCTTGCGGCACGGCTGGGCCGAGCGTACGCAGATCGTGATCGAACTGCCGATCTTCGTGACATTCATGCTGTTGCTCGGCTTCATCGTCGGCCAGGGCGACCGCATCATCGAAGGCCGGATGACCTGGTCCATGGACCCCTCGAAGGCCGCATGGCTGTTCCTCGGATTCTCCGTTTACATGCTGGTCTATCTCCAGATCCAGAAGATGTTCTGGCGCACACTGGCCGAGATCCAGACGGGGACCCTTGAGCAGACCTACCTCAGCCCGCTGCCGTCATGGGTGGCCACCATCGTGGGCAGGGCGTTATCGGCGATCATCGAGGCGGGGCTCGTGATCGCCGTCATGTACACCGTCATGGACCTCGTGATCGACCTTCCGCTGACGTGGCGGCTGGACGCGCTGATACCGGTCGCGTTCGTCCTGCTGAGCGGAGCTGGATTCGCCCTCATTATCGCCGGCCTCACCCTGGTGTTCAAACGCATCGAGATGTTCAACGACCTCGTGCTGCTACTGCTCTTGTTCGTCAGTGGCGTGGTCATCGCAGAGGACGGGTTGCCGGAACCGCTGGCTGCCATCAGTCCCTACGTGTTCCTCACGCATCCCGTCGAAGGCGTACGACGAATCATGTTCGAGGACCAGAGCATGCTCCTATGGGGTACGGGCGGCTATGTCTGGACGGCCGTCAGCACCGTGGGATGGCTCGTGGCGGGACTGGTGATCTTCCACGCCTGCGAGACGTATGCCAAGCGTGCGGGTACCCTGGGACAGTATTGA
- a CDS encoding cytochrome P450: protein MAKVRVFQDDEPGPVRLLSAEESADGKDWWLITRYDDVVAALSDHNLSNRGLYPTDCAAARLVDQDAFAAIANAADRVLNRSMIAADPPDHTRLRRLIAGDFGAKRLESLRPRVQQITDELLDTIADRERADLIRAFAFPMVVRVLCALLDIPNHITDRLLPARDAPPALPGEVAYEVAVELIETRRREPAGDMVSGLIEAHADGRLSTDELVSMPVMVLFAGLSTVQLIGNGVLTLLRHPEQLDQVRRDPGLVPSAVDELLRYVTPAASVTRYATADIEIGGTIIPEGSHVRVLTGSAGHDPAKYADPDIFDIHRGACHELAFGHGIHFCIGARLAKVEGEVAIGTLLHRFPDLALAEPVTFSEVDEGIVGLERLPVLLRSS from the coding sequence ATGGCTAAGGTCCGGGTGTTTCAGGACGACGAGCCAGGGCCGGTGCGGCTACTCAGTGCTGAGGAAAGCGCGGACGGTAAGGACTGGTGGTTGATCACCAGGTACGACGATGTGGTGGCCGCGCTGTCCGACCATAACTTGAGCAACCGGGGGCTTTACCCCACCGACTGCGCCGCCGCTCGCCTCGTCGACCAGGACGCCTTCGCAGCCATCGCCAACGCCGCGGATCGAGTGCTGAACCGGTCCATGATCGCCGCGGACCCTCCGGACCATACCCGGCTACGCCGTCTGATTGCGGGGGATTTCGGAGCCAAGCGCCTGGAGTCGCTGCGCCCGCGGGTCCAGCAGATCACCGATGAGTTGCTGGACACTATCGCCGACCGGGAGCGGGCAGACCTCATCAGGGCATTCGCGTTCCCGATGGTGGTGCGCGTGCTGTGCGCGCTACTCGATATCCCGAACCACATCACCGACCGGCTGCTACCGGCAAGGGACGCCCCGCCTGCCCTCCCGGGGGAGGTGGCCTACGAGGTGGCCGTCGAGTTGATCGAGACTCGGCGCCGCGAGCCGGCCGGGGACATGGTCAGCGGCCTCATCGAGGCTCACGCCGACGGTCGGCTCAGCACCGACGAGCTCGTGTCGATGCCGGTGATGGTGCTGTTCGCGGGTCTCAGCACCGTGCAGCTGATCGGAAACGGCGTCTTGACACTCCTGCGGCACCCGGAGCAGCTCGACCAGGTCCGTCGCGATCCGGGGTTGGTGCCGTCAGCGGTCGACGAGTTGTTGCGGTACGTGACTCCAGCTGCCTCGGTGACGCGGTACGCCACCGCGGACATCGAGATCGGTGGCACGATCATCCCGGAGGGGAGTCACGTCCGTGTGCTCACCGGTTCGGCGGGCCACGACCCCGCCAAGTATGCCGACCCGGACATTTTCGACATCCACCGCGGTGCCTGCCATGAGTTGGCGTTCGGCCATGGTATCCACTTCTGCATCGGCGCGCGCCTGGCGAAGGTCGAGGGCGAGGTCGCGATCGGCACGTTGCTTCACCGCTTCCCTGATCTGGCCCTGGCCGAACCGGTGACCTTCAGTGAGGTGGACGAAGGTATCGTCGGGCTGGAGCGGCTCCCCGTACTGCTACGCAGTTCGTGA
- a CDS encoding cytochrome P450, with the protein MNSVPTYKGIEPGPVRFERADESPDSSPRWLVTRYDDVVEALNHPDLRMKGFRPDDSAECSFSRLVDKEHGSGEELTATEILRSQVFFVFDPPVHERVRKQVVRYFNAKRLAELRPRVQQIADELLDAIAARDKVDLVETFAFPLPVHVLCEVLNIPEPIRTRLLTREEGSKPVIPIEVAQPAAVELIETRRREPIDDDMISTLVAAHEEGKVSCAELHALPLILFIAGYLTTVHMIGSSVLTLLQNPDQLAELREDPTLIPAATDELLRYVGSVSSVSRFAREDLEIGGTAIPKGSHVRVVMNSANRDPAMFSDPDGLDLHRGGHGLAFGHGINYCLGSHLAKVELEVALGTVLHRFPELALAEPAQVGELEAGVLGVERLVVWLKATADPA; encoded by the coding sequence ATGAATTCGGTTCCCACGTACAAAGGGATCGAGCCAGGGCCGGTTCGCTTCGAAAGAGCAGACGAGAGCCCGGATTCCTCTCCTCGGTGGCTTGTCACGAGGTACGACGACGTCGTCGAGGCGCTCAACCACCCGGACCTGCGGATGAAAGGCTTTCGTCCTGACGATTCCGCGGAATGCTCGTTCTCGCGCCTCGTGGACAAGGAGCACGGCTCGGGCGAGGAGCTGACCGCCACCGAGATTCTGCGCAGCCAGGTGTTCTTCGTTTTCGATCCGCCGGTGCACGAGCGTGTCCGAAAGCAGGTAGTCCGTTATTTCAACGCGAAACGCCTGGCGGAGCTTCGCCCGCGTGTGCAGCAGATCGCGGACGAGCTGCTGGACGCTATTGCGGCGCGGGACAAGGTGGATCTGGTCGAGACGTTCGCGTTTCCACTGCCGGTACATGTGCTGTGCGAGGTGCTCAACATTCCCGAACCGATCAGGACGCGGCTGCTCACCAGGGAGGAGGGCAGCAAGCCGGTCATTCCCATCGAGGTGGCGCAGCCCGCGGCCGTTGAGCTGATCGAGACGCGGCGTCGTGAGCCTATCGACGACGACATGATCAGCACACTCGTGGCCGCGCACGAGGAAGGCAAGGTCAGCTGCGCGGAACTGCACGCGTTACCGCTGATCCTGTTCATCGCGGGCTACCTGACCACCGTGCACATGATCGGGAGCAGCGTGCTGACCCTGCTGCAGAACCCCGACCAGCTGGCCGAGTTGAGAGAGGATCCTACGTTGATTCCCGCGGCGACCGATGAACTCCTTCGGTACGTCGGCTCGGTGTCCTCGGTGAGTCGGTTCGCTCGCGAGGACCTCGAGATAGGTGGTACGGCCATCCCGAAGGGAAGTCATGTCCGCGTCGTGATGAACTCGGCCAACCGTGACCCGGCGATGTTCTCCGACCCGGACGGTCTCGACCTCCACCGCGGCGGGCACGGGCTGGCCTTCGGGCATGGCATCAACTACTGCCTGGGTTCACATCTGGCCAAGGTGGAGCTTGAGGTCGCGCTGGGTACGGTGCTGCATCGGTTCCCCGAACTCGCCCTTGCCGAGCCGGCGCAGGTCGGCGAACTCGAAGCCGGTGTCCTCGGCGTCGAACGGCTTGTCGTGTGGCTCAAGGCTACGGCTGACCCCGCGTGA
- the asnB gene encoding asparagine synthase (glutamine-hydrolyzing) has translation MCGIAGRVDFDRDLTRERETAQAMTDTLADRGPDDGGLWMDRHVALGHRRLSVIDIEGGKQPMTAVEHGRELAVLAYSGEVYNFRELRGQLESYGHRFHTTSDTEVVLRAYLHWGVELVDHLNGMYAFGIWDPVREELLLVRDRMGVKPLYYFPTRHGVLFGSEPKAILADPNISRTVEIDGLREVLDVVKTPGHAIYAGMHEVLAGELVRVNRSGLHRRRYWQLRAWPHPDDLPTTIRTVRELLEDIVTRQLVSDVPLCSLLSGGLDSSAVAAMAGTALAAGGAGRLRTFAVDFEPADNVQPAPDTADPPFAREMARYARTEHNEVLLDNRGLLDTGVRAAVQRAMDLPLNHWGDMWVSLHLLFRAVRERSTVALSGEAADEVFCGYPFFHDPRSVWEDAFPWIGAPGRYFDGTTLLDRGLLRKLDIPGYRRMRYWEAVGETPVLPGEDGIERRMRELCYLTLTRFLRVLLDRKDRMSMASGLEVRVPFCDHRLVEYVFNVPWSMKTFDGREKSLLRAATADLLPGSVRNRAKRGYPMTDHPGYAQGIRDELAGLVAEGDAPVLPLLDGDRVREFLRRPVEEVSRQYDRGGIETALGLNVWLTANQITLDL, from the coding sequence ATGTGTGGCATCGCCGGCAGGGTCGACTTCGATCGCGATCTGACACGCGAGCGTGAAACGGCGCAGGCCATGACGGATACATTGGCTGACCGGGGTCCTGACGACGGCGGGCTATGGATGGATCGCCATGTGGCGCTGGGGCACCGGCGTTTGTCGGTGATCGACATCGAGGGTGGGAAGCAACCCATGACGGCCGTGGAGCATGGCCGGGAACTCGCGGTGCTGGCCTACAGCGGCGAGGTCTACAACTTCCGCGAGCTGCGAGGGCAGCTGGAGTCGTATGGTCACCGGTTCCACACCACCAGCGACACCGAGGTAGTGCTGCGGGCCTATCTCCACTGGGGAGTGGAGCTGGTCGACCACCTCAACGGCATGTACGCGTTCGGCATCTGGGATCCCGTCCGCGAGGAGTTGCTGCTGGTGCGGGACCGGATGGGTGTCAAGCCCCTGTACTATTTTCCGACACGGCATGGCGTGCTGTTCGGCTCGGAGCCCAAAGCGATCCTGGCCGACCCCAACATTTCCCGGACGGTGGAAATCGACGGGCTCCGCGAAGTCCTGGACGTGGTCAAGACGCCGGGACACGCCATCTACGCCGGGATGCACGAGGTGTTGGCGGGCGAGCTGGTCCGGGTGAATCGTTCCGGCCTGCACCGGCGTCGATACTGGCAGTTGCGGGCATGGCCGCACCCCGACGACCTGCCGACCACCATCCGCACCGTCCGTGAGCTGCTGGAGGACATCGTGACCCGCCAGCTCGTCTCGGACGTGCCGCTGTGCTCGTTGCTGTCCGGTGGTCTCGACTCGTCCGCTGTCGCGGCGATGGCCGGCACAGCACTGGCCGCGGGCGGCGCCGGCAGGCTGCGCACGTTCGCGGTCGACTTCGAACCGGCCGACAACGTGCAACCCGCGCCGGACACGGCTGACCCGCCGTTCGCGCGCGAGATGGCGCGGTATGCACGCACCGAGCACAACGAGGTCCTGCTGGACAACCGCGGGCTGCTGGACACCGGGGTGCGGGCGGCGGTCCAGCGGGCGATGGATCTGCCACTGAACCACTGGGGCGACATGTGGGTTTCGCTGCACCTGCTGTTCCGCGCCGTCCGAGAACGATCCACGGTGGCGCTTTCCGGCGAGGCTGCGGACGAAGTCTTCTGTGGCTACCCTTTCTTCCACGACCCAAGGTCGGTTTGGGAGGACGCGTTCCCGTGGATCGGTGCTCCTGGCCGTTATTTCGACGGGACGACATTGCTGGATCGGGGACTGCTGCGCAAGCTGGACATACCCGGCTATCGCCGAATGCGTTACTGGGAGGCGGTCGGTGAGACGCCTGTGCTGCCGGGGGAGGACGGGATCGAACGACGCATGCGCGAGCTCTGCTACCTCACGCTCACCCGATTCCTACGGGTGCTCCTGGATCGTAAGGACCGGATGAGCATGGCGTCCGGCCTGGAGGTTCGCGTGCCGTTCTGCGACCACCGGCTGGTCGAGTACGTGTTCAACGTGCCATGGTCGATGAAAACCTTCGACGGCAGGGAGAAGAGCCTGTTGCGTGCCGCCACCGCGGATCTGCTGCCCGGATCGGTCCGGAACCGGGCTAAACGTGGATACCCGATGACCGATCATCCCGGATACGCGCAGGGAATCCGGGACGAGCTGGCCGGACTCGTTGCCGAGGGCGACGCCCCGGTATTACCGCTGCTCGACGGCGACCGCGTGCGGGAGTTCCTGCGCCGACCGGTCGAGGAGGTGAGCAGGCAGTACGACCGGGGTGGCATCGAGACGGCTCTCGGGCTCAACGTGTGGCTCACTGCCAACCAGATCACCCTCGATCTCTAG
- a CDS encoding 2-hydroxychromene-2-carboxylate isomerase, producing the protein MASRAGWRPRMYFSLRSPYSWLALHDLHTRHADLLDVLEWRPAWDPDPESEALLIRAGGRYLYTPMSREKHLYALRDVRRLASARGLRVVWPVDRSPRWEVSHLAYLVAEGAGRGEGFATAVCRARWEEGRDISDPAVVAEIGETLGLDGARLAGAAEDPALVEAGTDSLMAMYRDGVFGVPFFVHGGEQFWGIDRLEMFVEHVRSLGVAGVQRNADAVGAEVAMAAGDDGHAGGCG; encoded by the coding sequence ATGGCATCGCGCGCCGGCTGGCGACCACGGATGTACTTCAGCCTGCGCAGCCCGTATTCCTGGCTCGCGTTGCACGACCTGCATACCCGTCACGCAGATCTGCTCGACGTGCTCGAGTGGCGGCCGGCTTGGGACCCGGATCCCGAATCGGAAGCGCTGCTCATCAGGGCGGGTGGTCGTTACCTCTACACCCCCATGTCCAGAGAGAAGCATCTGTACGCCCTCCGCGACGTGCGGCGTCTCGCGTCGGCGCGGGGCCTGCGGGTGGTGTGGCCGGTCGACCGATCCCCCCGCTGGGAGGTTTCCCACCTCGCCTACCTTGTCGCCGAGGGGGCCGGTCGCGGCGAGGGTTTCGCGACCGCGGTCTGCCGGGCACGCTGGGAGGAGGGCAGGGACATCTCGGATCCGGCCGTTGTGGCCGAGATCGGAGAGACGCTCGGGCTGGACGGCGCACGCCTGGCCGGGGCCGCCGAGGACCCCGCCCTGGTCGAGGCCGGCACGGACAGTCTCATGGCCATGTACCGCGATGGAGTGTTCGGCGTCCCGTTCTTCGTACACGGCGGAGAGCAATTCTGGGGGATCGATCGGTTGGAGATGTTCGTCGAGCACGTGCGATCACTAGGAGTGGCCGGCGTGCAACGGAATGCCGATGCAGTCGGTGCGGAAGTCGCGATGGCCGCTGGGGACGACGGCCATGCGGGTGGATGTGGCTGA
- the fabG gene encoding 3-oxoacyl-ACP reductase FabG, whose protein sequence is MDSDTRPVALVTGGSRGIGAAVVGKLAVGGYDVAFCYRVAEKAADQVAAVAGAAGAKTLARRVNLVDPQAVQDFVVASESELGPITTVVASAGITRDKNLVTMTNDEWDEVLDTNLTGTFHICRAAIFPMMKRRSGSIVTISSVAGVEGNAGQANYAASKAGIIGLSKALAREVGGYGIRVNVVTPGLIATDMTAGLGSQGRDELTRRIPLARWGRPEEVAELVAFLGSDRAAYITGGVFPVDGGIRL, encoded by the coding sequence ATGGATTCGGATACCCGGCCCGTGGCTCTGGTAACGGGTGGCTCCCGAGGCATCGGCGCCGCCGTCGTCGGCAAACTTGCCGTCGGCGGCTACGATGTCGCGTTCTGCTATCGAGTGGCGGAGAAGGCGGCCGACCAAGTCGCCGCCGTGGCCGGTGCGGCCGGGGCGAAGACTCTCGCCAGGCGGGTGAACCTCGTGGACCCGCAGGCCGTGCAGGATTTCGTCGTCGCTAGCGAGAGCGAGCTCGGGCCGATCACCACCGTGGTCGCCTCGGCGGGCATCACCCGGGACAAAAACCTGGTCACGATGACCAATGACGAATGGGACGAGGTGCTCGACACCAACCTTACCGGGACGTTCCATATCTGCCGCGCGGCAATCTTCCCGATGATGAAGCGCCGGTCCGGCAGCATCGTGACGATCTCTTCGGTCGCCGGCGTCGAGGGAAACGCCGGTCAGGCCAACTATGCCGCGTCCAAGGCTGGCATCATCGGGCTGAGCAAAGCCCTCGCCCGAGAGGTTGGTGGGTACGGGATAAGGGTCAATGTGGTCACTCCGGGCCTCATTGCCACCGATATGACAGCGGGTCTAGGCAGCCAGGGCCGCGACGAACTGACCCGGCGGATCCCGCTGGCCCGCTGGGGCAGGCCCGAAGAGGTCGCCGAGCTGGTGGCTTTCCTCGGATCGGACCGGGCAGCCTACATCACCGGCGGGGTGTTTCCGGTCGACGGCGGCATCAGGCTGTGA